One stretch of Glycine soja cultivar W05 chromosome 7, ASM419377v2, whole genome shotgun sequence DNA includes these proteins:
- the LOC114420696 gene encoding putative pentatricopeptide repeat-containing protein At3g11460, mitochondrial, which produces MVCLTYGIESGFRHTFAKARIPCSCRPICNCAPPPTFVSLHHAPLFNQPPSIFSSLLHQFSNTFIHVKSIHAQIIKNWVSTENFLAAKLVTVYSDLGFLGHARKMFDQCSLPETAVCNAMMAGFLRNQQHTEVPKLFRMMGSCNIEIDTYTCMFSLKACASLLDDEIGMEIVRTAVRKGFRLHPYVGSSMVNFLVKCGYLDDAQNVFDGMPEKDAVCWNSIIGGYVKKGLFTEAIQMFPEMIGGGLRPSPVTMVSSLKACGESGLKKVGMCAHGCVLALGMGNDVFVLTSRMFSNIRLGKRKNPPCLYH; this is translated from the exons ATGGTTTGCCTCACCTATGGGATTGAGAGTGGATTCAG ACACACATTTGCGAAGGCCAGGATCCCCTGCAGCTGCAGGCCCATTTGCAACTGCGCACCACCCCCAACATTTGTTTCTCTTCATCATGCCCCATTGTTCAACCAACCTCCTTCAATTTTCTCCTCACTCTTGCATCAATTCTCAAACACCTTTATCCACGTCAAGTCCATCCACGCACAGATTATCAAGAATTGGGTGTCCACTGAAAACTTTCTGGCTGCAAAACTCGTTACGGTCTATTCTGATTTGGGTTTTCTTGGCCATGCCCGTAAGATGTTTGATCAATGTTCTCTACCGGAAACTGCCGTTTGCAATGCCATGATGGCCGGGTTCCTGAGGAACCAGCAGCACACGGAGGTTCCCAAGTTGTTCAGAATGATGGGGTCTTGTAATATAGAAATCGATACTTATACGTGTATGTTTTCTCTGAAGGCATGCGCCAGCTTGTTGGATGATGAAATTGGCATGGAAATTGTTAGGACAGCTGTTAGAAAGGGGTTTCGTTTGCATCCCTATGTCGGTAGTTCGATGGTTAATTTTTTGGTGAAGTGTGGCTATCTTGATGATGCACAAAATGTCTTTGATGGGATGCCGGAAAAGGATGCTGTATGCTGGAATTCGATCATTGGTGGTTATGTGAAGAAGGGCCTCTTCACGGAGGCAATTCAAATGTTCCCTGAGATGATTGGTGGTGGGTTAAGGCCGAGTCCAGTTACAATGGTGAGCTCACTCAAAGCGTGTGGAGAGAGTGGACTTAAAAAAGTTGGAATGTGTGCTCATGGTTGTGTCCTTGCTTTAGGCATGGGCAATGATGTATTTGTGCTTACTTCGAGGATGTTCTCAAACATCAGACTTGGAAAACGGAAGAATCCTCCATGCTTGTATCATTAG